Proteins found in one Magnetofaba australis IT-1 genomic segment:
- a CDS encoding sigma-54-dependent transcriptional regulator — protein MRDEHIHVLLVEDSPAMAALYQQYLAPESWRVTHAATGQAAQLCIERDPPTLMLLDLKLPDMNGMLLLERIQRDELPISVVIITAHGSVDVAIEAMRLGAFDFLEKPFSSKRLLVTLHNALKQRDLSALVENYRERFDRTRFHGFLGGSAVMQGVYGMIENAAPSKATVYITGESGTGKEVCAQAIHAESPRANKPFVAINCAAIPKDLLESEIFGHKRGAFTGAASDRQGAAARADGGVLFLDEIGELSLDLQSKLLRFLQTRMFQPVGSEQTISVDVRILCASNRDPLEEVRAGRFREDLFYRLHVVPLQLPPLREREDDVLLIANKFLAEYAREEGKRFERFADDAEARLMAHSWPGNVRELQNVVRQVAVLHDGEEATAAMLPPPLGGEGVSAVAAAMGGAPASFSHSGGMGGGDSGEGILPLWRLELQAIEQALAACQGNVAQAAARLEINPSTIYRKRQALKRKAMEE, from the coding sequence ATGCGTGATGAACATATCCACGTTCTGTTGGTAGAGGACAGCCCCGCCATGGCGGCGCTCTACCAGCAATATCTGGCCCCGGAATCGTGGCGCGTGACCCATGCGGCCACCGGTCAGGCGGCGCAGTTATGCATTGAACGCGACCCACCAACGCTGATGCTGCTGGATCTGAAGCTGCCGGATATGAATGGCATGCTGCTGCTTGAGCGCATTCAGCGCGACGAGTTGCCCATCTCGGTGGTGATCATCACCGCCCACGGCTCGGTGGACGTGGCCATCGAAGCGATGCGCCTGGGGGCGTTCGACTTTCTGGAAAAGCCCTTCTCCTCCAAACGCTTGCTGGTGACGCTGCACAACGCGCTCAAACAGCGCGATCTGAGCGCGCTGGTGGAGAACTACCGCGAACGCTTCGACCGCACCCGCTTCCATGGATTTTTAGGCGGTTCGGCGGTGATGCAGGGCGTCTACGGCATGATCGAAAACGCCGCCCCCAGTAAAGCGACGGTCTACATCACCGGCGAGAGCGGCACTGGCAAAGAGGTGTGCGCTCAGGCGATTCACGCCGAGTCGCCGCGCGCGAATAAGCCTTTCGTGGCCATCAACTGCGCGGCCATCCCCAAGGATCTACTGGAGTCGGAGATCTTCGGTCACAAGCGCGGCGCGTTTACCGGCGCCGCCAGCGATCGTCAGGGCGCCGCCGCGCGCGCCGATGGCGGCGTGCTGTTCCTCGACGAGATCGGCGAATTGAGTCTGGATCTGCAGAGCAAGCTGCTGCGCTTTTTGCAAACGCGCATGTTCCAGCCGGTGGGCTCGGAGCAGACCATCAGCGTGGACGTGCGCATTCTGTGCGCCTCCAACCGCGATCCGCTGGAGGAGGTGCGCGCCGGGCGTTTCCGCGAGGATCTGTTCTACCGCCTGCATGTGGTGCCGCTGCAACTGCCGCCGCTGCGCGAGCGCGAAGATGACGTGCTGCTCATCGCCAACAAGTTTCTGGCCGAATATGCGCGGGAAGAGGGCAAGCGGTTTGAGCGCTTCGCCGACGACGCCGAGGCGCGTTTGATGGCGCACTCCTGGCCCGGCAATGTGCGCGAGCTGCAGAACGTGGTGCGTCAGGTGGCGGTGCTGCATGATGGCGAAGAGGCCACTGCGGCCATGCTGCCGCCGCCGTTGGGCGGTGAAGGAGTGAGCGCCGTGGCGGCGGCCATGGGCGGCGCCCCCGCCAGCTTCTCCCACAGCGGCGGCATGGGCGGCGGCGACAGCGGGGAGGGGATCCTGCCGTTGTGGCGACTGGAGCTACAAGCCATCGAACAGGCGCTGGCCGCGTGTCAGGGCAATGTGGCGCAGGCGGCGGCGCGGCTGGAGATCAACCCCTCCACCATCTATCGCAAGCGTCAGGCGCTCAAGCGCAAGGCGATGGAGGAGTAG
- a CDS encoding aminotransferase class V-fold PLP-dependent enzyme, whose translation MLDPIPYKSEFPFAQGLVYLNHAGVAPIPQRTARVIMELADHANRYGASRYDELARRHEQARAVCAQLLHTEPGRVAFAPNTSEALCWVALGMAWKPGDEIVTTAAEFPSNAIIWLDIAQRHGVTVHRVPLERDGRVSTVRLLEHVNKRTRLLSVSSAQFSNGALADLKALGAALKDSDALFVVDAIQTLGALDLDPHALHIDALAADGHKWMLGPEGQGLFWLSDKGMAQITPRILGWHSVATAGNHDIITTELRGDMRRFESGTPNLMGVLALAESVSMILEAGMQTVQGRVTALATEFVWRLRQLECKVHTPVDADGVPGAGIVVFSHPRHQPEALSRKLAAQGVYHAPRGAGLRFAAHFYQDEDDVDAAMDALARCL comes from the coding sequence ATGCTTGATCCGATACCATACAAAAGCGAGTTCCCGTTTGCCCAGGGTTTGGTTTATCTGAATCACGCCGGGGTGGCGCCGATTCCCCAGCGCACCGCGCGGGTGATCATGGAGTTGGCCGACCACGCCAACCGCTACGGGGCGTCGCGCTATGACGAACTGGCGCGGCGGCATGAGCAGGCGCGGGCGGTGTGCGCGCAGCTACTGCATACCGAACCCGGGCGGGTGGCGTTTGCCCCCAACACCTCCGAGGCGCTGTGCTGGGTGGCGTTGGGCATGGCGTGGAAGCCCGGTGATGAGATCGTCACCACCGCCGCCGAATTCCCCTCCAACGCCATCATCTGGTTGGATATCGCCCAGCGCCATGGGGTGACGGTGCATCGCGTGCCGCTGGAGCGCGATGGTCGCGTCTCCACCGTACGCTTGCTGGAGCATGTGAATAAGCGCACGCGGCTGCTGTCGGTGAGTTCGGCGCAGTTCTCCAACGGCGCCCTGGCGGACCTGAAGGCGCTGGGCGCGGCGCTCAAGGATAGCGACGCCCTGTTTGTGGTGGACGCCATCCAGACTCTGGGCGCGTTGGATCTGGACCCCCATGCGCTGCACATCGACGCCCTGGCCGCCGATGGCCACAAATGGATGCTGGGGCCGGAGGGGCAGGGGCTGTTCTGGCTGTCGGACAAGGGCATGGCGCAGATCACGCCGCGCATTCTGGGTTGGCACTCGGTGGCCACGGCGGGCAATCATGACATTATCACCACCGAGTTGCGCGGCGATATGCGGCGGTTTGAGTCCGGCACGCCCAATTTGATGGGGGTGCTGGCCCTGGCCGAGAGCGTCTCCATGATCCTGGAGGCGGGCATGCAGACGGTGCAGGGGCGGGTGACGGCGCTGGCCACCGAGTTCGTGTGGCGCTTACGCCAGTTGGAGTGCAAGGTGCACACTCCGGTGGACGCCGACGGCGTGCCCGGCGCGGGCATCGTGGTGTTCTCCCATCCGCGACACCAGCCCGAGGCGCTGTCGCGCAAACTTGCCGCCCAGGGGGTGTATCACGCCCCGCGCGGCGCCGGGCTGCGCTTCGCCGCCCACTTCTATCAGGATGAGGATGATGTGGACGCCGCCATGGACGCCCTGGCGCGCTGTCTGTAA
- a CDS encoding CheR family methyltransferase, with the protein MTGINLPESKGYQLQCAVAALVDSLEQRTPEELLTLLEQRNGQAQARFISSLTNNETRWLRDDSFYAALRTHVIPGLIQKVKRTGKARIFSAACSTGQEPYSVAMLLREHVRQRPLDRVYVDQIELIAGDIDADALSQARLGRYMGLQATRGLPEALRDRYFHLLDDEIQLHDEIRHMVAFVPINLAEGVLPSGQFDLILCRNVLIYFSLNGAQESTAHLAAKLTPDGLLGFGALESCRPHGDSVKLLEIGGYPFFRKRHL; encoded by the coding sequence GTGACCGGAATCAACCTGCCCGAGAGCAAGGGCTATCAGTTGCAATGCGCCGTGGCCGCGCTGGTGGACTCTCTGGAGCAGCGCACCCCGGAAGAGTTGCTCACCCTGCTTGAGCAACGCAACGGCCAGGCCCAGGCCCGTTTCATCTCCAGCCTGACCAATAACGAAACCCGCTGGCTGCGCGACGACTCCTTCTACGCCGCCCTGCGCACCCACGTCATCCCCGGCCTGATTCAGAAGGTCAAACGCACCGGGAAGGCGCGTATCTTCAGCGCCGCCTGCTCCACCGGGCAGGAGCCCTACTCGGTGGCCATGCTGCTGCGCGAGCATGTGCGCCAAAGACCGCTGGATCGAGTCTATGTTGATCAAATTGAACTGATCGCCGGGGATATCGACGCCGACGCTCTGAGCCAGGCGCGATTGGGACGCTACATGGGGCTTCAAGCCACGCGCGGCCTGCCTGAGGCGCTGCGCGATCGCTACTTCCATCTGCTCGATGATGAGATTCAACTGCACGACGAAATTCGCCACATGGTCGCTTTCGTCCCCATCAATCTGGCCGAAGGGGTGCTGCCCAGCGGGCAATTCGACCTGATTCTATGCCGCAACGTGCTGATCTACTTCTCCCTCAACGGCGCTCAGGAGAGCACGGCGCATCTGGCGGCGAAACTCACCCCCGACGGCCTCCTGGGCTTTGGCGCCCTGGAGTCCTGCCGTCCCCATGGCGATTCGGTCAAGCTGCTGGAGATTGGCGGCTACCCCTTCTTCCGCAAACGCCACCTGTAA
- a CDS encoding CTP synthase C-terminal region-related (seleno)protein: protein MRRIALIAEYDPAFAPHVATERALQHAARALGVAVAGEWLSTAHLDAEALRNYSGVWVAPGSPYKSLANTLAAIHFARENDIPLLGTCGGFQHVVLEIARNLLGLKDAAHAEYDPYASTLFISQLACSLAGRELPIALTPGTRAADLYGELEAVEAYYCNFGLHADALTALKRAPIVFSGADAEGEARIVELPDHRFFLATLFVPQTRSTPAQPHPLVMGFVRSCIG from the coding sequence ATGCGCCGCATCGCCCTCATCGCCGAGTACGACCCCGCCTTTGCGCCCCATGTGGCCACCGAGCGGGCGCTGCAACACGCTGCCCGGGCGCTCGGGGTGGCGGTGGCGGGGGAGTGGCTCTCCACCGCCCATCTGGATGCAGAGGCGTTGCGGAATTACAGCGGCGTGTGGGTGGCCCCGGGCAGTCCCTATAAGAGCTTGGCCAACACCCTGGCGGCGATCCACTTTGCCCGTGAGAACGACATCCCTCTATTGGGAACCTGTGGCGGCTTTCAGCATGTGGTGCTGGAGATTGCGCGCAATCTGCTGGGGCTCAAGGACGCCGCCCACGCCGAGTATGACCCCTACGCCAGCACGCTGTTCATCTCACAACTGGCCTGCTCTCTGGCTGGGCGGGAGTTGCCTATCGCGTTGACGCCGGGAACCCGCGCGGCGGATCTGTATGGGGAGTTGGAGGCGGTGGAGGCCTATTACTGTAATTTTGGCCTGCATGCCGATGCGCTGACGGCGCTCAAGCGCGCGCCCATCGTGTTCAGCGGCGCCGACGCCGAGGGGGAAGCGCGCATTGTGGAGCTCCCCGACCACCGCTTCTTTCTGGCCACCCTGTTCGTGCCGCAAACCCGCTCCACGCCAGCGCAGCCTCATCCGCTGGTGATGGGGTTTGTGAGGTCTTGTATTGGATAG
- the rfaQ gene encoding putative lipopolysaccharide heptosyltransferase III: MSNAASRYLTQYAGYPDLSQARRALVINKRNIGDVLLSTPVFTVLKANFPHLQIDVAVGAGTESMLEGNPHIDNIIVLRWPEKRGLAAKIRHEWALYDSIRNRYDLAINLTPGDRGVLMGWISGASVRSCVTRKPKWLRAWLDKRAVTHWVSWAGGDRHYVENHLDSLRRLGVRPHNAEQKHPVLMVDPQARADLETLLARKGREGLLERPFVLVHPSSRWMFKAWPPAHNAELINRLGHELGPDAPIVLTSGPDGREMDFVREIQYGIDVPYVDLTGQLSLKSLYAAIAAARLYIGVDSAPMHMASAARTPLVALFGPSQETNWGPWGAADGVIAHDGFPCRPCQRDGCGGGKVSDCLTELSVDQVFERVMARLAQLDAENSLYI, encoded by the coding sequence ATGAGCAACGCCGCCTCCCGCTATCTGACCCAATACGCCGGTTATCCCGATCTGTCCCAGGCGCGCCGCGCGCTTGTGATCAACAAGCGCAATATCGGCGATGTGCTGCTCTCCACCCCGGTGTTCACCGTGCTCAAGGCCAATTTCCCCCACCTGCAGATCGATGTGGCGGTGGGCGCGGGCACCGAGTCGATGCTGGAGGGCAATCCCCATATCGACAATATTATCGTGCTGCGATGGCCCGAAAAGCGCGGCCTGGCGGCCAAAATTCGCCATGAATGGGCGCTCTACGACTCCATTCGTAATCGCTATGACCTGGCGATCAACCTCACCCCGGGGGATCGCGGCGTGCTGATGGGGTGGATCTCCGGCGCATCGGTGCGCTCATGCGTGACGCGCAAACCCAAGTGGCTGCGGGCGTGGCTGGACAAACGCGCGGTGACCCATTGGGTGAGCTGGGCCGGGGGCGACCGCCACTATGTGGAGAATCATCTGGACTCGCTGCGTCGTCTGGGCGTGCGGCCGCACAACGCCGAGCAGAAGCATCCGGTGTTGATGGTGGATCCCCAGGCGCGCGCCGATCTGGAGACGCTGTTGGCTCGAAAAGGGCGCGAGGGGCTGCTGGAGCGCCCCTTCGTCTTGGTTCACCCCTCCTCGCGCTGGATGTTCAAAGCGTGGCCACCCGCCCACAATGCCGAACTGATCAACCGTTTGGGGCATGAACTGGGGCCAGATGCGCCCATTGTGCTCACCTCCGGCCCCGACGGGCGCGAGATGGACTTTGTGCGCGAGATCCAATATGGCATCGACGTCCCTTACGTGGATCTCACCGGCCAGTTGAGTCTGAAGTCCCTCTATGCGGCCATTGCGGCGGCGCGACTGTACATCGGCGTGGACTCCGCCCCCATGCACATGGCCAGCGCCGCGCGCACCCCCCTGGTTGCGCTGTTCGGCCCCAGCCAGGAGACCAACTGGGGGCCGTGGGGCGCCGCCGACGGCGTTATCGCCCATGACGGCTTCCCCTGTCGCCCGTGTCAGCGCGACGGTTGTGGCGGCGGCAAGGTGAGCGATTGTCTGACCGAGTTGTCGGTGGATCAGGTGTTCGAGCGGGTGATGGCGCGTTTGGCGCAATTGGACGCAGAGAACTCGCTTTATATTTAA
- a CDS encoding response regulator — protein MTLLPHLLWLLLVGASALWNLHTIERNTEQIALNVGRAFFREIETTRLWNARHGGLYAPITKQTPPNPYLDVPHRDVTTTDGMRLTLINPAYMTRQISEVAREKSGIQYHITSLKPLRPGNGADAWESKALKSFEREREYMLEYFSGDETFRYMEPLYVHRACLYCHAKQGYRIGQIRGGISVTIPAKPFLTPAKQTQAPIMVTHAVALFLGWLVIQLFQGYRQRQMQLLSASNAQLEQARLEAEEASQTKSQFLSNMSHEIRTPMNAIIGLSHLCLQTRLTLRQEDYLRKVHDSAVALLRIINDILDFSKIEAGRLDIESTPFSLQETMERIAATLTVQAKDKSIDLSFSVAPDAPPTLIGDPLRIEQVLLNLAGNAIKFTEQGSVSVRAYIVEQHDDALTMGFSVTDTGIGIAPEQQSKLFHSFTQADAAITRRFGGAGLGLAICKRLVELMRGRIELESTPGVGSRFSFTLPLRIARKPLESRSDLPDGWRPLKTLVADDNKSARQVLSALLHELSCPVMEAVNGLEAVTLARQEADAGAPFELVILDYMMPKMDGVSAAEKIHQQADSQHKPRILLATAQGDERMLSDAFGERGVITGVLVKPIEQQTFISMLGRLELALQQRHTGVSTVGACQNKDTPPDALAGARVLVVEDNEINQQVAREMLERAGIEASTASDGQEAVDKALANPYDCILMDIQMPRLDGYQATRQIRLRKPSDALPILAISANAMTSDREESLAAGMDDHLCKPIEPEQLYAALLKWIRPNARLGGAEALAARDQRVSDAGGVELPQIAGLDVCRGVARVGGRVRAYLQLLAKFAQGQPHTLAVLEEAVRGGRQDEAAGHAHTLKGVAATIGAVALQDAAANLEMVLRESAPSAERIERALTALQTAFARILHNIEEGLAEEWAYAPRGALPAYGEERTQQLLQRLAQLLSEFDAASEDVLDEILSHQSDGTLREQLAGLQPLIQRYELEQASIALRKIVELGGHEPPELTTQR, from the coding sequence ATGACGTTACTGCCTCACTTGTTGTGGCTTCTGCTGGTTGGCGCCTCGGCGTTGTGGAACCTGCACACCATCGAGCGTAATACCGAACAGATCGCCCTCAATGTGGGGCGCGCCTTCTTCCGCGAAATCGAAACCACCCGTCTGTGGAATGCCCGCCATGGCGGTCTCTACGCGCCCATTACCAAGCAGACGCCCCCCAATCCCTATCTGGATGTGCCGCATCGGGATGTGACCACCACCGATGGGATGCGTCTGACCCTGATCAATCCCGCCTATATGACGCGGCAGATTTCTGAAGTCGCGCGCGAAAAGAGCGGCATCCAGTACCACATCACCAGTCTCAAGCCACTGCGTCCGGGGAATGGCGCCGATGCGTGGGAGAGCAAGGCGCTCAAGAGTTTTGAGCGCGAGCGCGAATACATGCTGGAGTACTTCTCCGGCGACGAGACGTTCCGCTATATGGAGCCGCTATATGTGCACCGCGCCTGTCTCTATTGCCACGCCAAGCAGGGCTATCGCATCGGGCAGATTCGCGGCGGCATCAGCGTCACCATTCCCGCCAAACCGTTTCTGACCCCCGCCAAGCAGACGCAGGCGCCGATTATGGTCACCCACGCGGTGGCGCTGTTTCTGGGCTGGTTGGTGATTCAGTTGTTCCAGGGCTATCGTCAGCGGCAGATGCAATTGCTCAGCGCCAGCAATGCGCAGTTGGAGCAGGCGCGTCTGGAGGCCGAGGAGGCCAGTCAGACCAAAAGCCAGTTTCTTTCCAATATGAGCCATGAGATTCGCACGCCCATGAACGCCATCATCGGGTTGAGCCATCTCTGTTTGCAAACGCGCCTGACGTTGCGTCAGGAGGACTATCTGCGCAAGGTGCACGACTCCGCCGTGGCTCTGCTGCGCATTATCAATGACATTCTGGATTTTTCCAAAATTGAGGCGGGGCGGCTGGATATCGAATCCACCCCCTTCTCCTTGCAGGAGACCATGGAGCGCATCGCGGCGACCTTGACGGTGCAGGCCAAGGACAAATCCATCGATTTGAGTTTCAGCGTAGCGCCGGATGCGCCGCCCACGCTGATTGGCGATCCGTTGCGCATTGAACAGGTGCTGCTCAATCTGGCGGGCAACGCCATCAAGTTTACCGAGCAGGGCTCGGTGAGCGTGCGCGCCTATATCGTCGAGCAGCACGACGACGCGCTGACCATGGGTTTCTCCGTCACCGACACCGGCATTGGCATCGCCCCCGAACAGCAGAGCAAACTGTTCCACTCCTTCACCCAAGCCGACGCAGCCATCACGCGGCGCTTTGGCGGCGCCGGTTTGGGGTTGGCCATCTGCAAGCGGTTGGTGGAGTTGATGCGCGGGCGCATCGAACTGGAGAGCACCCCGGGAGTGGGTTCGCGTTTCTCATTCACTCTGCCGCTGCGTATTGCGCGCAAGCCGCTGGAGTCGCGCTCGGATCTGCCCGATGGGTGGCGTCCGCTCAAAACCTTGGTGGCCGATGACAACAAAAGCGCGCGACAGGTGCTCAGCGCCCTGTTGCATGAACTCTCCTGCCCGGTGATGGAGGCGGTCAATGGTCTGGAGGCGGTGACGTTGGCGCGGCAAGAGGCGGATGCGGGCGCGCCGTTTGAGTTGGTGATTCTGGACTACATGATGCCGAAGATGGATGGCGTCTCCGCTGCCGAGAAGATCCATCAGCAGGCGGATTCCCAGCACAAGCCCCGGATCCTGCTGGCCACTGCCCAGGGGGATGAGCGCATGCTCAGCGATGCGTTCGGCGAGCGTGGCGTGATCACAGGCGTGTTGGTCAAACCCATTGAGCAGCAGACCTTTATCTCTATGCTTGGGCGCTTGGAACTCGCCCTGCAGCAGCGTCATACCGGGGTCTCCACGGTGGGCGCGTGTCAGAACAAGGATACCCCGCCCGATGCGCTGGCGGGGGCGCGGGTGCTGGTGGTGGAGGATAATGAGATCAACCAGCAGGTGGCGCGGGAGATGCTGGAGCGCGCCGGCATTGAGGCGTCCACCGCCAGTGATGGTCAAGAGGCGGTGGATAAGGCGCTGGCCAACCCCTACGACTGCATTCTGATGGATATCCAGATGCCGCGTCTGGACGGCTACCAAGCCACGCGGCAAATTCGCCTGCGCAAGCCGAGTGACGCGCTGCCGATTCTGGCGATCTCCGCCAACGCCATGACCAGTGATCGCGAGGAGAGTCTGGCGGCGGGCATGGATGATCACCTGTGCAAGCCCATTGAGCCCGAGCAGCTCTATGCGGCGTTGCTCAAGTGGATTCGTCCCAATGCGCGGCTTGGCGGGGCGGAGGCGTTGGCGGCGCGGGATCAGCGCGTTTCCGATGCAGGCGGGGTGGAGCTTCCGCAGATTGCTGGTTTGGATGTGTGTCGCGGCGTGGCCCGGGTGGGCGGACGGGTGCGCGCCTACCTGCAATTGCTGGCCAAATTCGCCCAAGGGCAGCCGCACACGCTGGCGGTTTTGGAAGAAGCGGTGCGAGGCGGGCGGCAGGATGAGGCGGCGGGGCATGCCCATACCCTCAAGGGGGTTGCCGCCACTATTGGCGCGGTGGCGCTGCAGGATGCCGCCGCCAATCTGGAGATGGTGCTGCGGGAGAGCGCGCCCAGCGCCGAGCGTATTGAGCGTGCTCTCACTGCGCTACAGACCGCTTTTGCGCGCATTCTGCACAACATTGAAGAGGGTTTGGCGGAGGAGTGGGCGTACGCGCCGCGTGGGGCGCTGCCAGCGTATGGCGAGGAACGTACGCAGCAACTCCTGCAGCGCTTGGCGCAGCTGCTCAGCGAATTCGACGCCGCCTCGGAGGATGTGCTCGATGAGATTCTTTCCCATCAGAGCGATGGGACGTTGCGCGAACAGTTGGCGGGGTTGCAGCCTTTGATTCAGCGCTACGAGTTGGAGCAGGCCAGCATCGCGTTGCGCAAAATAGTCGAACTTGGCGGGCATGAGCCGCCGGAGTTGACCACGCAGCGTTAG
- a CDS encoding glycosyltransferase family 4 protein: MIHLMICPNHLAYGGTQLSVRHWLPYLDRDKYRVTILAMGRGGLSESFESLWPVVYDDNNYPNIERHIAELKPDLIHFCVAGGPDLEYVSRAAKLAPVTETVMCPRPASNAAEVSGVTVISEYVKILQPPGQQVAITELPYDPNAYPTEASFDRAHFGIPEETLLVGSFGNHRAENAHFMKLVRDFDRPGVHFAIRSDMRYPYWRGRNRITVLRQRFSEAEKIAFFRLLDVFLYPTSNEAYGLVFLEAMAQKTPVVSYADSCIPGTVGPGGLLAARHDRRHLRAQLDRLLDDADLRQRIGAAGAQLVAERNDPQHIADQFDAFFSHALANAKRGRYSR, encoded by the coding sequence ATGATTCACCTGATGATCTGTCCCAACCACCTGGCCTATGGCGGCACCCAACTGAGCGTGCGCCACTGGCTGCCCTATCTGGATCGGGACAAATACCGCGTCACCATCCTGGCCATGGGGCGCGGCGGTCTGTCGGAGTCGTTCGAATCCCTTTGGCCGGTGGTGTATGACGACAACAACTACCCCAACATCGAACGCCATATCGCCGAACTCAAACCGGACCTGATTCACTTCTGCGTGGCGGGCGGGCCGGACCTAGAGTATGTGAGCCGCGCGGCCAAATTGGCGCCAGTGACGGAGACGGTGATGTGTCCGCGCCCGGCCAGCAACGCCGCCGAAGTCAGCGGGGTGACGGTGATCTCCGAATACGTGAAGATTCTACAGCCGCCGGGGCAACAGGTCGCCATCACCGAACTGCCCTACGACCCCAACGCCTACCCCACCGAGGCCAGTTTCGACCGCGCCCACTTCGGCATCCCCGAAGAGACGCTGCTGGTGGGCTCATTCGGCAATCACCGCGCCGAGAACGCCCATTTCATGAAGCTGGTGCGCGACTTCGACCGCCCCGGCGTCCACTTCGCCATCCGCAGCGACATGCGCTACCCCTACTGGCGCGGACGCAATCGCATCACCGTGCTGCGCCAGCGCTTCAGCGAAGCGGAGAAGATCGCCTTCTTCCGTCTGCTGGACGTGTTCCTCTACCCCACCTCCAACGAGGCGTATGGTCTGGTGTTTCTGGAGGCGATGGCGCAAAAGACGCCGGTGGTGAGCTATGCGGATTCCTGCATTCCCGGCACCGTCGGCCCGGGCGGATTGCTGGCGGCGCGGCATGATCGCCGCCACCTGCGCGCGCAGTTGGATCGTCTGTTGGATGATGCCGATCTCAGACAACGCATCGGCGCGGCGGGGGCGCAACTGGTGGCTGAACGCAATGACCCGCAGCACATCGCCGATCAGTTTGACGCCTTCTTCAGCCACGCCCTGGCCAACGCCAAACGCGGTCGATATAGTCGCTAG
- a CDS encoding YaiI/YqxD family protein: MSITIYVDADACPVKQEAIRVAERHGVKLILVSNQWLRIPPSPVARMEVVPGGLDKADDWIAEHIGPTDIAITGDIPLAARCLERGARVLNHTGKPFDADSIGMALSMRELNAHLRDLGEISGAGPGFQKKDRSRFLNELENAIQALKRAG; the protein is encoded by the coding sequence ATGAGCATCACCATCTATGTGGACGCCGACGCCTGCCCGGTGAAGCAGGAGGCGATTCGCGTGGCCGAGCGCCACGGGGTCAAGCTGATTCTGGTGAGCAATCAATGGTTGCGCATTCCGCCCAGCCCGGTGGCGCGCATGGAGGTGGTGCCCGGGGGGTTGGACAAGGCCGATGATTGGATCGCCGAACACATCGGCCCGACGGATATCGCCATCACCGGGGATATTCCGCTGGCGGCGCGCTGTCTGGAGCGGGGCGCGCGGGTGCTGAACCACACCGGCAAGCCGTTCGACGCCGACTCCATCGGTATGGCGCTCTCCATGCGGGAGCTGAACGCGCATCTGCGGGATCTGGGCGAGATCAGCGGCGCGGGCCCGGGATTCCAGAAGAAGGACCGTTCAAGATTCCTCAATGAACTGGAGAACGCCATCCAGGCGCTCAAACGCGCAGGATAA